A region of Vigna radiata var. radiata cultivar VC1973A chromosome 6, Vradiata_ver6, whole genome shotgun sequence DNA encodes the following proteins:
- the LOC106765124 gene encoding alcohol dehydrogenase 1 — MSSTVGQTIKCKAAIAWEAGKPLVIEEVEVAPPQAGEVRLKILYTSLCHTDVYFWEAKGQTPLFPRIFGHEASGVVESVGEGVTHLQPGDHALPVFTGECGECVHCKSEESNMCELLRINTDRGVMINDGKSRFSKDGQPIHHFLGTSTFSEYTVLHAGCVAKINPAAPLDKVCVLSCGICTGLGATVNVAKPKPGSSVAIFGLGAVGLAAAEGARISGAKRIIGIDLVSDRFEEAKKFGVNEFVNPKDHDKPIQQVIAEMTNGGVDRAVECTGSIQAMISAFECVHDGWGVAVLVGVPSKDDAFKTAPINFLNERTLKGTFYGNYKPRTDLPGVVEKYLSGELEVDKFITHSVSFSEINKAFEYMLKGQSIRCLIRMQD; from the exons ATGTCTTCAACCGTGGGCCAGACGATCAAGTGCAAAG CTGCCATTGCATGGGAGGCAGGGAAGCCATTGGTGATCGAAGAAGTAGAGGTGGCGCCACCCCAAGCCGGGGAAGTCCGTTTGAAGATCCTCTACACCTCCCTTTGCCACACTGATGTTTACTTTTGGGAAGCCAAG GGCCAGACTCCATTGTTTCCTCGTATTTTTGGCCATGAAGCTTCAGG TGTTGTTGAGAGCGTTGGCGAGGGTGTCACTCATTTGCAACCAGGAGATCATGCCCTCCCTGTGTTCACAGGAGAGTGTGGGGAATGCGTACATTGTAAATCAGAAGAAAGCAACATGTGTGAGCTCCTCCGGATCAACACCGATAGGGGTGTAATGATCAATGATGGTAAATCAAGGTTCTCTAAGGATGGACAACCCATACACCATTTCTTGGGAACCTCCACATTCAGTGAATACACAGTTCTCCATGCAGGATGTGTTGCAAAGATCAACCCAGCTGCTCCACTTGACAAAGTTTGTGTTCTCAGTTGTGGAATTTGCACAG GTCTTGGTGCTACTGTTAATGTTGCAAAACCAAAACCTGGTTCCTCTGTTGCTATTTTCGGACTTGGAGCCGTTGGCCTTGCG GCTGCAGAAGGGGCTAGGATTTCCGGTGCTAAGAGAATCATTGGAATTGATTTAGTTTCAGATAGATTTGAAGAAG CTAAGAAGTTTGGTGTTAACGAGTTTGTGAATCCAAAGGATCATGATAAACCTATTCAACAG GTAATTGCTGAAATGACCAATGGAGGAGTGGACCGGGCTGTTGAATGTACTGGCAGCATCCAGGCCATGATTTCTGCTTTTGAATGTGTCCATGAT GGTTGGGGTGTTGCTGTACTTGTTGGTGTGCCTAGTAAAGATGATGCATTCAAAACTGCTCCTATCAATTTCCTGAATGAGAGGACTCTTAAAGGAACCTTTTATGGTAACTACAAACCACGCACTGACCTTCCTGGTGTTGTGGAGAAGTACCTGAGTGGG GAGCTAGAAGTAGATAAGTTCATCACTCACTCAGTTTCCTTCTCAGAGATCAACAAAGCCTTTGAATACATGCTGAAAGGACAGTCCATTAGATGTCTTATTCGCATGCAAGACTGA
- the LOC106765123 gene encoding stearoyl-[acyl-carrier-protein] 9-desaturase 6, chloroplastic, which yields MQIPPSNSITTQTLVPRPYTTNSCHRHLLPPPKAAVSAVCAASLKARRTHSMPPEKIEIFKSLEGWASEWVLPLLKPVERSWQPQDLVPDSSLPFEEFSEEVKALRERTKELPDEYFVVLVGDMITEDALPTYQTMINNLDGVKDDSGSSPSPWAVWTRSWTAEENRHGDLLRSYLYLSGRVDMAKVEKTVHYLIGAGMDVGTENNPYLGFVYTSFQERATFVAHGNTARLAKEGGDPVLARICGTIAADEKRHENAYSRIVEKLLEVDPSGAMVAIGSMMEKKITMPAHLMYDGDDPKLFDHYSAVAQRLGVYTANDYADILEFLVGRWRLEKLEGLTGEGKRAQDYVCGLAPRIRKLQERADERARKMKAQSVKFSWVFNRELLL from the exons ATGCAGATACCACCTTCCAACTCCATCACCACTCAAACACTTGTTCCACGGCCTTATACAACAAACTCATGCCACCGCCACCTCTTGCCGCCGCCCAAGGCCGCCGTCTCCGCCGTCTGCGCGGCGTCGCTGAAGGCTCGGAGGACCCACTCAATGCCTCCggagaaaattgaaattttcaagtCGTTGGAGGGCTGGGCCTCGGAGTGGGTCCTACCACTGCTAAAGCCCGTGGAGCGATCCTGGCAGCCTCAGGACTTGGTCCCTGACTCATCACTGCCGTTCGAAGAGTTCAGCGAGGAGGTTAAAGCCCTTCGCGAACGCACCAAGGAGCTCCCAGACGAGTACTTCGTGGTGTTGGTGGGTGACATGATCACCGAAGACGCGCTTCCCACTTACCAGACCATGATCAACAACCTCGACGGCGTGAAAGACGACAGCGGAAGCAGTCCAAGCCCGTGGGCCGTGTGGACCCGGTCCTGGACCGCAGAAGAAAACCGACACGGAGATTTGCTCAGAAGTTATTTGTACCTCTCCGGTCGCGTTGACATGGCTAAGGTTGAGAAAACCGTCCATTACCTCATCGGAGCTGGCATG GACGTTGGAACAGAGAACAATCCTTATTTAGGGTTTGTGTACACTTCGTTCCAAGAGCGAGCAACTTTCGTGGCGCATGGGAACACTGCTCGGCTTGCGAAGGAAGGGGGTGATCCAGTGCTTGCGCGCATATGTGGAACCATTGCTGCGGATGAGAAGCGCCATGAGAATGCATATTCAAGGATTGTTGAGAAGCTTCTAGAAGTTGATCCCAGTGGAGCCATGGTTGCAATAGGAAGCATGATGGAGAAGAAGATCACAATGCCGGCACATCTTATGTACGATGGGGACGACCCTAAGCTATTCGACCATTACTCTGCAGTGGCCCAGCGATTGGGCGTGTACACAGCCAATGATTATGCAGATATCTTGGAGTTTCTGGTTGGACGGTGGAGATTGGAGAAGCTGGAAGGTTTGACGGGGGAAGGAAAGCGGGCACAGGATTACGTGTGCGGGTTAGCGCCTAGGATTAGGAAGTTGCAAGAACGCGCTGATGAGCGAGCGCGTAAGATGAAGGCGCAGAGTGTGAAGTTCAGTTGGGTCTTCAATAGGGAACTGCTTTTGTGA
- the LOC106763668 gene encoding uncharacterized protein LOC106763668, which produces MRAIQSRHKSYADKRRPLEFETGDHVFLWVTPITEVGRAIKLKKLSPKFLGLYEILRRIGPVAYELRKYVPNATHVLEVDDIQVREELTLDIRPLQVLDEQTKNLRGKNIRMIKVLWNEGTQEMTWELEST; this is translated from the exons ATGCGGGCAATTCAGAGTAGGCATAAATCTTATGCAGATAAAAGGAGACCGCTAGAGTTCGAGACAGGAGATCACGTGTTTCTATGGGTGACACCGATAACTGAAGTTGGGAGAGCTATTAAGTTAAAGAAGTTGTCACCAAAATTTCTCGGACTGTATGAGATTCTTAGGAGGATAGGACCGGTAGCTTATGAG TTGAGGAAATATGTTCCAAATGCGACTCATGTGCTAGAGGTAGATGATATCCAAGTTAGAGAGGAACTAACTTTGGATATTAGACCATTGCAAGTATTAGATGAGCAAACTAAAAACCTAAGAGGAAAGAATATTCGCATGATAAAGGTGCTTTGGAATGAAGGGACTCAGGAAATGACTTGGGAATTAGAAAGTACATGA
- the LOC106763820 gene encoding auxin efflux carrier component 6, producing MITGEDLYKVMCAMVPLYFAMLVAYGSVKWCKMFSPEQCSGINRFVAVFAVPVLSFHFISMNNPYQMNTRFIIADTLSKLLVLLFLSLWTLFFAKGSLEWLITLFSLATLPNTLVMGIPLLQAMYGDFTHSLMVQLLVLQCIIWYTLLLFLFEYRAATLLIQRQFPGQAAASITKFEVDGDVISLDGHDMPLRTESETDEHGRIRVRIRRSVSSAPESSCSIGNPAVLTPRPSNLSNADIFSINTPLHLHDGDPPAGTSPHLSGYASSDAYSLQPTPRASNFNEMEAGTPVWGCSPVAAGRVCLQSSPVARVVWESPGKCGRGEERQGCKDITLSDKEMSFRDSTKVPNAKEQKMPHAFVMMRLILVVVGRKLSRNPNIYSSVLGLLWSLVSFKWNMEMPSLIKSSVKIISDAGLGMAMFSLGLFMALQPRIIACGTKRAVMGMLIRFLCGPLVMSVSSIAIGLRHDILHTAIVQAALPQGIVPFVFAREYGLHPDILSTGVIFGMLVSLPISLLYYIFLGI from the exons ATGATCACCGGAGAAGATTTGTACAAGGTGATGTGCGCCATGGTGCCTCTGTACTTCGCAATGCTGGTGGCGTACGGTTCGGTGAAATGGTGCAAGATGTTCAGCCCGGAGCAGTGTTCGGGCATAAACCGATTCGTGGCGGTTTTCGCCGTTCCGGTGCTCTCTTTCCACTTCATTTCGATGAACAACCCATACCAAATGAACACGAGGTTCATCATCGCGGACACACTCTCCAAGCTCCTCGTGCTTCTCTTCCTCTCGCTTTGGACCCTTTTCTTCGCCAAAGGCTCCCTGGAGTGGCTCATTACTCTCTTCTCCCTCGCCACTCTCCCCAACACCCTCGTCATGGGCATTCCCCTCCTCCAAGCCATGTACGGCGACTTCACCCACTCTCTCATGGTGCAACTCCTCGTCCTCCAATGCATCATATG GTATACTTTGCTTCTGTTTCTGTTCGAGTACCGGGCGGCGACGCTTTTGATCCAGAGGCAGTTTCCGGGGCAAGCGGCGGCGTCCATCACGAAATTCGAGGTGGACGGCGACGTTATATCGCTCGACGGCCACGACATGCCGCTGCGGACGGAGTCAGAGACCGACGAACATGGTCGGATCCGGGTGCGGATCCGGCGATCCGTTTCGTCGGCGCCGGAGTCCAGCTGCTCCATCGGCAACCCTGCCGTCCTCACTCCGCGACCCTCCAACCTCTCTAACGCCGACATTTTCTCCATCAACACGCCTCTGCACCTGCACGACGGCGACCCCCCCGCCGGCACCAGCCCCCACCTCTCTGGCTACGCCTCCTCCGACGCGTACTCGCTGCAGCCCACGCCACGGGCCTCAAACTTCAACGAGATGGAGGCCGGCACCCCCGTCTGGGGGTGCTCACCGGTCGCCGCGGGAAGAGTGTGCCTCCAGTCATCCCCGGTGGCCAGGGTGGTGTGGGAGTCCCCGGGGAAATGCGGTAGAGGAGAAGAGAGACAAGGTTGCAAGGACATTACTCTCTCAG ATAAAGAAATGAGCTTCAGAGACAGCACGAAAGTCCCAAATGCGAAGGAGCAGAAAATGCCACATGCCTTTGTCATGATGAGGCTTATACTGGTTGTAGTAGGAAGAAAACTTTCCCGAAATCCTAATATATATTCCAGTGTATTAGGACTTCTTTGGTCTTTAGTCTCTTTCAA ATGGAATATGGAAATGCCAAGTCTTATCAAATCATCCGTCAAAATCATCTCAGATGCCGGCCTTGGGATGGCTATGTTTAGCTTAG GGCTTTTCATGGCCCTTCAGCCCCGTATCATAGCCTGCGGTACTAAAAGGGCAGTTATGGGCATGCTCATTCGCTTCCTGTGTGGACCTCTTGTAATGTCTGTATCTTCCATTGCCATTGGATTGAGACATGACATACTTCACACTGCCATTGTACAG GCTGCTCTTCCACAGGGGATAGTGCCATTTGTATTTGCCAGAGAATATGGCCTGCATCCTGATATTTTGAGCACAGG gGTTATCTTTGGTATGCTGGTTTCCTTACCGATAAGTCTCTTATATTACATATTTCTTGGCATATGA